Below is a window of Halarcobacter anaerophilus DNA.
TCGGTGTACATCTTAGCCCCGTTATATTTTCCGCGCAGAATCACTAGACCAGTGAGCTGTTACGCTTTCTTTAAAGGGTGGCTGCTTCTAAGCCAACCTCCTGGTTGTCACAGTAACTCCACATCGTTTTCCACTTAGATGTAACTTTGGGACCTTAGCTGTTAGTCTGGGTTGTTCCCCTCTCGACGGTGGATTTTATCACCCATCGCCTGACTCCTATGATTACGCATATAGTATTCGAAGTTTGATAGGGTTTGGTACCGCGGTAAGCAGCCCTAGCCCATTCAGTGCTCTACCCCTATATGTTACTACATAAGGCTATACCTAAATATATTTCGGAGAGAACCAGCTATCACGAAGTTTGATTGGCCTTTCACCCCTATCCACAAGTCATCCGAAGACTTTTCAACGCCTACCGGTTCGGTCCTCCACTAGCTCTTACACCAGCTTCAACCTGCTCATGGATAGATCACTTCGTTTCGGGTCTGCAGCATCTGACTAATTCGCCCTATTAAGACTCGCTTTCGCTACGGCTTCACACTTGGCTTAACCTTGCCAGATACCACAACTCGCAGGCTCATTATGCAAAAGGCAGTCCGTCACCCTGATAAATCATAGGGCTCCGAATGATTGTAAGCTAATGGTTTCAGGTTCTATTTCACTCCCCTCACTGGGGTACTTTTCACCTTTCCCTCACGGTACTTGTTCACTATCGATCTGTAAGTAGTATTTAGGGTTGGAGGGTGGTCCCCCCATCTTCAGTCAAAATATCACGTGTTCCGACCTACTCGTTCCTTAGTCTAGTACCACATTCAAGATTTCGTATACAGGAGTTTCACCTTCTATGCTATATCTTTCCAGATATTTCTACTATCTTAAATATTATCACTAAGTGCCCTAATCCCATTTCGCTCGCCGCTACTTTGGGAATCTCATTTGATTTCTCTTCCTCTGGCTACTGAGATGTTTCACTTCACCAGGTTCGCTTCCTTTAAAAGGATAGTATGCATAACATACTGGGTTGTCCCATTCGGAAATCACTGGATCAATGCCTCTTGACGGCTCCCCAATGCTTATCGCAGTCTAGTACGTCCTTCATCGCCTCTTACAGTCTAGGCATCCACCATTAGCCCTTTATAGCTTTTTAATCTCCTTTAAAAATTTTCATTTTTAAAGGGACCAATTTGAGAATAAAATAACTTTCGTTATTCTACCTTTTTTGAATAATTATTCCTTGGCTACTATCTTATTGAATTAACTTCAATAATATAGTTGTGTCTATCATGTTTTTACTATTTCTAGTAAATTTTAGATATGAAATTTTTTTGTTTTTTAAATCATCTTTATACGAAAGATATTGATTTAAACGAAAAAATTAAAGACTTTAACATTATGTTTTTAAATATCACTTTGACTTTAAAAGTCAAATATAAATTCAACTTTTTTATTGAACTTATATTTGATTTTTATTTCAAAACTCTTTTTCTTGATTTGTTATAGATGGTGGAGATAAGCGGGATCGAACCGCTGACCTCCTGCGTGCAAGGCAGGCGCTCTCCCAGCTGAGCTATATCCCCATCTACTGGATAATCCTTCTATCAGATTATTTAATAATGGTGGGCCTACCAGGACTTGAACCTGGGACCTCACGATTATCAGTCGAGCGCTCTAGCCAGCTGAGCTATAGGCCCATTCTCACCTATTTGTCTTAAATAACCTTTATAAACCGAATATGATAATTAATGCAATCTTTGATTGCTTTGGAGACTTAAAACGAATTAAGTCTCTCTTCTCTGAAAGGAGGTGATCCAACCGCAGGTTCTCCTACGGTTACCTTGTTACGACTTCACCCCAGTCGCTGAATCCACTGTGGAGGGTAGCTAGTTTAGCATCCCCGCTTCGAATGAGTTCAACTCCCATGGTGTGACGGGCGGTGAGTACAAGACCCGGGAACGTATTCACCGTAGCATTGCTGATCTACGATTACTAGCGATTCCAACTTCAAGTAGTCGAGTTGCAGACTACTATCCGAACTGGGAAGTATTTTTAAGATTTGCTCCACCTCACGGTATTGCTGCTCTTTGTATACTCCATTGTAGCACGTGTGTAGCCCTGGACGTAAGGGCCATGATGACTTGACGTCGTCCACACCTTCCTCCTACTTGCGTAGGCAGTCTCATTAGAGTTCTCACCCGAAGTGTTAGCAACTAATGACGTGGGTTGCGCTCGTTGCGGGACTTAACCCAACATCTCACGACACGAGCTGACGACAGCCGTGCAGCACCTGTATATAAGTTTCTGCAAGCAGACACCCATCTATCTCTAAATGGTTCTTACTATGTCAAGTCCAGGTAAGGTTCTTCGCGTATCGTCGAATTAAACCACATGCTCCACCGCTTGTGCGGGTCCCCGTCTATTCCTTTGAGTTTTAATCTTGCGACCGTACTCCCCAGGCGGTGCACTTAATGTGTTTACTGCATTACTGCAATGTCTAGCATCGCAACAACTAGTGCACATCGTTTAGGGCGTGGACTACCAGGGTATCTAATCCTGTTTGCTCCCCACGCTTTCGCGTCTCAGCGTCAGTAATGTTCCAGTAGATCGCCTTCGCAATCGGTATTCCTTCTGATCTCTACGGATTTTACCCCTACACCAGAAATTCCATCTACCTCTCCCATACTCTAGATAGACAGTTTCAAAAGCAGTTCAATAGTTGAGCTATTGGATTTCACTTCTGACTTATCTATCCGCCTACACGCTCTTTACGCCCAGTGATTCCGAGTAACGCTTGCACCCTCCGTATTACCGCGGCTGCTGGCACGGAGTTAGCCGGTGCTTATTCATATAGTACCGTCATTATCTTCCTATATAAAAGGAGTTTACGCTCCGAAAAGTGTCATCCTCCACGCGGCGTTGCTGCATCAGAGTTTCCTCCATTGTGCAATATTCCCCACTGCTGCCTCCCGTAGGAGTCTGGACCGTGTCTCAGTTCCAGTGTGACTGATCATCCTCTCAAACCAGTTATGCGTCATTGTCTTGGTGAGCCATTACCTCACCAACTAACTGATACAATACAGTCCCATCCTAGAGCTATAAATATTTCCCTTGCAAACTTTTGTTTTAAAGGCATATGAGGTCTTAGCAGACGTTTCCATCTGTTATCCCTCTCTCTAGGGCAGGTTAACTATACATTACTCACCCGTGCGCCACTTAGCTGACAATTAAAGCAAGCTTTAATCCGTTCTCGTTCGACTTGCATGTGTTAGGCACGCCGCCAGCGTTCACTCTGAGCCAGGATCAAACTCTCCATAAAAAAAGTTTAATCTGACTTTGATTTATAATATCTTTCAATTACAAATTAAATCTCATTGTGTTATAGACAAGGATATATGTTTTACATTTATCCTGTTTCTTTATTCTTGTTTATCATATTCGGTTTATAAAGATTACTTTCCTCTTAACAAACCTTCGTTTTTAAAGATCTTAATCTCTTTAGAACTTTGTGTCGTTCCTCTGAAATTGGACGGGAATTATAATAGATTTTTTCCCCCTTGTCAAGAACTTTTCCTAAAATCTCGCTTAAATTTTTAAATTCTTTTCTCTTCCTCTCTATTCTATGTACGTATATCCACTCTTTGGTTCTATTATTATCCCTATTTCTCGACCTTCTTCTGATTTTAGCTCTATTTTACATCTCTGTTTTATCTCATATTTATTTTCTTGATTTTCATAATTACTAAGCTTTGAATACACTTTCCCATCATTTCCAAAAGAAATTTGCCCCAAACTTGATGTCATGTTACAACTTATATTTACATCACTTATTCCATACTCTTTTGTAAGAAGAACATATTTACTTGTATTTGAATTTATAATGAATGGCATCTAGCCAAACAAATGGATATATTGAATCAAGTGGTCTACTTTGCAAAGCTTTCACTTTATCAATTATTTTATCTGTAATAGTACTTATTGTTGCAGTTGAGATAGATACTTGATAGATTTATGTGAAGAAATATCTGTATAGCTCATTCCTAAACCATACATTGAGAGTATCTTTTCCCCTATTTCATTACTAATTGTAGTTTGATGTTTTTTAACTATTTGCGGTCAACTGTTCCATTTCTATCTCTTGGTGTTTCAAGTTCAAAGCAACCATCTGATAGCCTTTTGATGTTTTTTTTCAAAGAGAGTGTAAGCACAAGATTGACACCTTTTTTTCTATTCTTATTTCCAAACAGAACATCATTTGCAATATGCGATTCTACTTCAGCTTCTAAAGATGCTTCTGTTAGTTGTTTGATAAGAGGTCCTAAAAGCCCATCTTTACCTGTTAATCTTTTCCCATTTCAAAATTGATCTAATATTTCATTCCTGTGCTTGCACTCTCTTTGAGAAAATCAAATTCAATTTGTTCTACCACTGTCAATCCTTGATCTTATTTTATCAGATTCTAAAATTTAAAATTAATATAAATACTTTACTATATCATCAAATATATCTATATCGACAGAATATTTTTTCAATAAAGAAATCTTAATACAATTCTCAGGTTTTAAAATTAATTTAGCTCCTTTTTTAACATTAAGTTCTAAAAGCTTTTTGTAATATTTTTTAGGAAATATTACAGGAACACTAAGAGAATCATTATAAAAAGATGCACAAATTTTTTCATATTTTATATATGTAGTTAAAGTTTTATAATGAGAAATTGGAATTAACGGTTGATCACATAACATTACCATTGTATTTTCATATACTATTGTATGGCTTATTCCAAATGACAAAGAACTCCCCATACCTTTTTTATATTCTTTATTATAAAGAATATTAATATTAAAATTTTTTATCTCATTTTCACAAATTTCTTTTTCGTGTCCTAACACGACAAAAACATCTGTTGAAATTTTTAAAGCTTTTTTAATAGCAATTTTTAATAAACTTTCATTTTTATATGTAACCAATTGTTTTGGATATCCAAGTCTGCTAGATGTTCCAGCAGCCAAAATTAAAATAGCGAGATGGTTTGTTTTTTTCATTTTATATTTTCTTATTTTTATTTTTTTCAATTTCTGCACAAATTGAAAGAGCAATTGAGTGATCAGTATAACTTCCAAGATCTAATCCAATCGGAGCAAAAAACCTTTCATCATTTTCTAAATTAAACTGTTTTTTTTTACGTTGAACACTTTTTTTATTTCCCATCAATCCTATATATTTCATATTTGTTTTAAGTAAAGCTTCCAAGTAAACATCATCAGTTTTAGGATCATGACTTAAAATGACAGAGGCATCATAAAAACTTAAATCCAAAATTAATATATCTTCTAAATTTGAAAGTTCGATTAATTCATCAGCTTGACTAACATACTCTTTTTTAATTTCCATATCAATAACTGTTGTTTTCCAAGTCATTAAATTTGCCATGGTAACCAATGAACTAACATGTGCTCCACTTCCAAAAATCAAAAGGGAATAAGGGGTTTTTATATATTTTTCAATCCCAAGATAATTATTTTTATAATAAAAAGGAATACTTAAATACTTACTCGTTCCATGTCCAGAAGATTCATTTTTAGGAAAAGATTCAAAAGTTTGACTTTCTCTTTTTTTTAAAGCCTTCATTGAAGTAAGTAATACTTGTTTTTGTAAAAAAGCACTTCCTAAAACACCTATAAACTCTTGTTTTGCGTTAACAAGCATTAAATTGCCTTTTTTTGTAAAGGTAGAACCTTCAGTATTTGTAACTATTGTCAAGGCAATATCAATTTTTTTGTTTTTACAATTTTCAATAAATTTCAAATATTGTTTATTTTCAAACATAATCTGCTAACCTATTTTAATGGGCATAGAGTGGTATCTTTTTCCAGTAGCATCAAATAGTGCATTTGGTACTGCTGCTAAGATTGGAGGAACACCTGGTTCTCCTATACCACCTATTTTTTCTCCTGAATTTATAATATTTACTTCTATTTCTGGAGCATCTGAAATTCTACTTACTTTATAATCATAAAAATTATTTTGTGTAGCTTCACCATTATTTATTGTTATTTCACTATATTTAAGTGCGGCAATACCAAAGTTAATAGAACCCGCTATTTGGTTTTTCACATTTTGTGGATTGAAAGCAAATCCACAATCAACACTTGCCCATACTTTTTCTACTTTGAAATCATCTTTTGTAACTCTTACCTTTGCAATTTGAGCACTGATTGTTCCAAAAGATTCGTGAATAGCAACCCCATAACCAACATTTTTCTCTTTTTTTCTTTTTTCCCAATTTGCTTTTTTAGCTACATCTTTTAATATATTTATAAATCTGTGATCTTTTAACATATTTATTCTATATTCAATAGGGTCAACACCAGCTGCAAATGCTGCTTCATCAACTATACCTTCAACTGTTGGTGAACTTTGTGTATGACCAACTGATCTCCACCATAATACTGGTATTGGAGAGTCCATTGTAAATGCTTGCATATCATGATTATCTATATCATAAGGATGATCTATCAATCCCTCTTTTTGAGCTCCATCTACACCATTTTTAAATCCAAAGGCTGCAAAAGGAGAACCTTTAAAAATAGATTGTGAAGCTACTTTTGCATCAAAAGCAGTTATATCTCCATGTTTATCTAAAGCAACTTTTACTTTATTTTTATATTTTGGTCTATAGTTACCCATTTTAATATCATCTTCTCTTGTCCATAAAGTCATAATTGGAAAATCTTCATCTTTTGAAACATAAGCTCCATCTAAAATAAAATCAAGGTTAATTGTCCCTCTTCTTCCAAACGCACCACCTAAATAAGGAGTATTATATGTAATATTTTCACCTTTAACACTTAACACTTTTGATATAGCTTTTAAAGCCATAGTTTGTGATTGAGATGATGACCAAACTGTTGCTTTATTTTTTTCATGGTGAACTACTACTCCTAATGGTTCCATTGGAGCATGTGCTAAAAATGGAAAATCATACTCTGCTTCAATTGTTTTTTCTGCAGTTTCAAAAGCTTTTTTTGAATCTCCATTTTTTCTCATTAAAGCACCATTTTTTTGCATTGCTTTTGAGTATTGTTCATTTAGTTCTTTATCACTTGTATTTTTAAACTCATCTTTATCCCAAACAACATCGATATCAAATAGAGCTTGTTTTGCTATCCACCAATGCTCAGCAATAACAGCAATTCCTGAAGGGATTTGTTTTACTTTTATAACACCATCTTTTTTTAAAGCTTTACTTGCATCATAACTTTTAACTTTTGCTCCAAAAATAGTTGGATGGTAAACTGCTGCATATTTCATATTTGGAACTCTTACATCTATACCAAATTCTGCTTTTCCTGTAACTTTTTCCCACATTTCTTTTGGATGTCTAGAGTGTGGTTTCCCTACAAATTTACAATCTTTTAGTTCTTTTATTTTAGGATTAGTAGGAACTTTCATCGATGATAAATCATTTACTAAATCACCAAATTTAAAACTCTCTTTTGTCTTTTTGTTAAATACTTTTGAGTCTTTTGTATAAACATCATAAGCTCTTACTTTCCATTTTTTAGTAGCTGCTTTGATTAACATTTCATTAACTGCTGCTCCTATTTTTCTCATTTCTAATTGTTTACTAAATACAGAAGAAGAACCACCTGTTATCATCAATGGACCAAAAACACTATAATATACTGGTGCTATTTTTGCAGGTACAATATTGATATTTTTCCAATCAACATTTAACTCTTCTGCTATACACATAGCTAATGTTGTATATGTACCTTGTCCCATCTCGACTTGCCCAACAATAAAGTTGATATTATTATCTGGTGTTATTTCAACAAAAGCATTTGGTTGTAATGCTTTTTCATCTTTTTTAGTTTCGCTAGCTCTTGATTTAATTGGAATATAAAATCCAATAACATATGCTGCACTTACAGCTGAAGTTATTTTTAAAAAATCTCTTCTTTTCATCTTAAACCTCCGCTGTTGCAGCTTTTATAGCTGTTTTTATTTTATTATATGTTCCACATCTACAGATATTGCCATCCATAGCTTTTATTATCTCTTCATCATTTGGTTTTGAATTTGTTTTTACTAAACTTGCTGCATTCATGATTTGTCCTGATTGACAATATCCGCATTGTACAACATCTTCTTGTACCCAGAATTTTTGTAATTTTTGTACAGTTTTATCTGTTTTTGTTTCTATTGTTGTTATTTTTTTATCACCTACCATACTAATAGGAGTTTGACAGGCACGTACGGCTTCATCTTCTAAAAGCACAGTACAGGCTCCACATTGTCCCACTCCGCATCCAAATTTTGTACCTGTAAGATTTAAGTGATCTCTTAAAACCCAAAGTAATGGTGTATCTGGATTAATATCTAAATTATAATTTTTGTCATTTATTTTTATTTTAAAAGACATTTTATTCCTTTTTATATTATATATTTTAATTCTCAATTCAAATTATGATTGTTACAAACTACCTATAATTTATTTTCTACTAATTTTTTCAACTTACTTTTTTTATTGAATAAAATAATAACCCAAATGTACCCATACTTAAGGCTACCACTTGTTTCATTGTTGCTTTCGTTCTAAAGATTATCATAAATAAAAAATATGTAAGCAAAGGGACTAAAGAGGTAACCAGAGTTTCTTTATATCTAGCTTTCCCATCTGCAAGTCCTGCAAAAAAACATATAACTATATACTGCACTTAACAATCCAACTAAATTAGTTTTTAAAGATCTTTTATATAAAAAATTACTGCTATCATCTCGATAAAAGATATAAAATATCTCCAAAAGGATAATACTTGAATGTTTTAGTGTTCAACTGCAACTTTCTCTGAGGTCAAAGAAATTCCCTGAAGTAACATGCCCTAACCATTCCAATGAAGTATATACTTTTATTCTCTTTTTTATACATTAAAATGCTCTAATGTAAGAAGAATCTATAAGCTCTTTTTCTTTTAATTCATTCGCTGCTATAAATGTAAAATTAGGTGAACGTAATAATTCTCTTCCATACGCCACAAAGTCACAATATTTTTCTTCTAAAAGTTTTTCCCCTTGTTTTGCCGTTGTGATTAATCCAACAGCAATTACAGGAATATTTACCTCTTTTTTTATATCTTTTGCAAAATCAGCTTGATAGAGAGGTTTGATCTTTAATGGTTTATTTGTGTTTTCTTGATTTCCACCTGATGAAACATGAATAGAATCAACTCCTACTTTTTCAAGTTCTTTTGATAGGTAAATCGAATCATTAATATTCCAACCCTCTTGCATCCATTCATCAGCACTTATTCTAACAATTATAGGTAAATCTACTTTTTGCTTAAGCTCTTTTGCTATTTCTAAAGTTAGTCTACACCTATTTTCTAAACTTCCACCATAAATATCATTTCTGAAATTACTTAGAGGTGATAAAAATTCACATAAAAAATATCCATGTGCAGCGTGAAGTTCAATTGCATTATAATTAGCAAGTTTAGCTCTAAGTGCTGCTTTGATAAATAATTCTTTTATTCTTTTTATCTCTTCTATTGTTGCCTCTTTAGGCATTTTAAAAGGTTTATCTTCACTAAAAGCAATGGCACTTGGTGCAATTGGAGTTTCGTTTTCAACATTACATTTTCTACCAGCATGTGCTAGTTGTATTGCTGTTTTTGCTCCAAAAGAATGCATTTGTTCATTTAATTTTTTGTGTGAATCTATGAAAGAATCATCCCAAAGGCCTAAGTCATTTGCTGATATTCTTCCTCTTGGTTCAACGGCAGTTGCTTCAAGAATAATAAATCCAACTCCGCCAATAGCTCTTGCTAAATAATGACCCTTATGAAAAGTTTTTAATTCACCACTATTATCACTTTTATACATACACATAGGTGGCATAACAATTCTATTTTTCAATTTCAAATTTTCTATTTGACCTTCTTCTAATAACAAACTCATGTAAACTCCTTTTTAATCTTTAAACTCAAAACCTTGGCTTTTATAATTTTTAGCAATTTTTCTAGAATATATATTTTTATAATAGTTTGCTGTTTGTTCACAATACGATTGTAAATAATCCATATTATGATCCTCTCTAAACTGTTTCATCTGTTTTTCATAAGCAATCACACCATCTTTTACTTTTATATCACTATATGTATCTTCAAAAGAAAAACTATTTATAGGAACTCTTGGTTTTAATGGAGCTTCAAGTGCTTCTTTTGTGGGGACACCAATTGTTGTAGCAACTATTGGAAATGTTTGAGGAGGTAGCCCTAATAATTTTATCATTGATTCAGGTGCACTTCTAATTGCTCCAATAGCTGTTGTTCCATAACCCAAAGATTCAGCAGCAACTTGAATAGCATTTAGCATAATTCCCGCATCAACTGCACCGACTAGTACACCTTCTGCTGATTTTTCTATAAGCTGTGTTTCTCCAGCTTGTTCAACTGCAAAAGCTGTTCTGTTAAAATCAACAACAATTGTGATAAATACATCAGAAGTAGCGATTTGTGGTTGACCTCCACAAAGTTCAGCAATTTTTTTAATTGTTGCTTTATCTTTTGTATATACTAAAGATATTTGTTGTCCATTTATTGATGTTGGACATCTTTGTGCGGTTCTAATAATAAGTTCTAAATCTTCAGATTTTACATTTTCACCTGTAAATTGTCTAATAGATTTTCTAGAACTTAATTGTTTAATAATGTGATTCATGACTACTCCTTTTTTTATGTTTTTATTATAGTGTTATTGTACATTTAAAATGTACGAATAAGTTTTTCATTTACAAATTCTTTAATACCTAGATGACCTAATTCACGACCATATCCAGATTTTTTAACACCTCCCATAGGCATACTTGAATATGTCCATGACATTTGATTTATAAAAGCAGTTCCAGATTCAAGTTTTTGAGCAACTCGTAAACCTCTTTTTTCATCACTAGTATAAACTGAACTTCCAAGACCGAATAAACTATTATTAGCTACTTCTATAGCTTCATCTTCATCTTTTACAATAAATATATTAGCAACAGGACCAAAAATCTCTTCTTCAAAAGCAGGAACACCTTTTGGTATATTTGTTAAAATAGTAGGAGATATAAATGCATTATTCCTTTCTCCACCAAGTAGTAATATAGCACCACCTTCAACAGATTTTTTAATTTGATTTTCTACATCAATTGCTGCTTTTTCATTACATAAAGGACCATAGTGTTCACCTTCTACACTTGGATCTCCTGCTTCAAGATTACCTAGTTTTTCTTTAAGTCTACTCAAAAAATTTTCTGCAATTGATTCGATTAAAATAATACGCTTAGGAGAAATACAAATTTGTCCACTACCTAACATTTTAGTTTCTGCTAAATAATCAGCAGTTTTTTCTATATTAGCATCTTCAAGTACGATAAAAGGATCAGTTCCACCAAGTTCAAGAACAGTTTTCTTAACATTTTTACCTGCTTGTTCTGCAACTTTAGAACCAGCTATATTACTACCGGTAAAGGAAACACCTTGCACTCTATCATCAGCAATTACTATTCCTGCATTTTTTCCAGAAACTACAACATTGGTATAAACACCTTTGGGTGCTCCTGCATCAAGCATAATTTGTTCAAATGCAGCAGAACACTGTTGTACATTTGAAGCATGCTTAGTAACAATTACATTTCCTGCCATTAAATTTGGCGCGGTACCTCTAGCTGGTTGATAAAATGGAAAATTCCAAGGTTGAATACCAAATATAATACCAACTGGTTGATTAAATATTGTTCCTTCTCCATCTTTTGTTATTAATTTTGTAGGTGATAATAATTTTTCACCTTCATCTGCATAATAATCAAAAATATCAGAAACTAAATCAATTTCTGCACGCCCATGCTCAAGTTTTTTACCCATTTCTTTAGCCATTAATATTGACAACTCTTCTTTTTTATCTCTAAACAATTCAGCAGCTCTTTTAAGAACTTTTGCTCTTTGTTCAAAAGATGTATCCTTCCATGATTTATAAGCTTTATTAGCTTTAGTAATTATTTTATTAATTTCTTCTTCTGTCATTTCTTCAAAAGTTGCTAATACTTCATTGTTATATGGATTAATTGATTTTATAGACATTTTTTCTCCTAATTTTTATTATAAATAATTTAGCATCACCATTTATCTATAATATATTCTCAATATCTTTTTTTAAAGAAAGTGGTTTTGTAATAGGTGCATATCTATTTATTACTTTACCTTTTTTATTAATTAAGAACTTTGTAAAGTTCCATTTAATTCTTTTACTTTCTAATATTCCTGTTTTTTCTTCTTTTAGATACTTATACAATGGTGCTTCATTTTTTCCATTAACTTCAACTTTTGCAAACATATCAAATTGTACATTATATGTTAAAGAACAAAAGTTTTTAATCTCTTCTTCATTTCCTGGTTCTTGATTTGAGAACTCATTTGAAGGAAAACCTAAAACCATAAAGTTTTTATTTTTATAAGTTTCGTATAATTCTTCTAATTCTTCGTATTGAGAAGTAAAACCACACTTACTAGCTACATTCACAATAAGTAAAGTTTTATCTTTATATTTTGACATTGATACATCATTCCCATCAATATCTTTAACATTAAAATCATAAATATTCATAACTAATCCTTAATAGTTTTTCTTGTATAAATATAAGCCCAAGCTATAAGTATTAGCTGAATTGGTAATCTTACTAAAAGTGCTGTTTCACTCATATCAGGAAAATCCGTATGATTTAAATACATATTAATATTTGCAGGAAAAATTGCTATAAAAAGTAGTATTATTCC
It encodes the following:
- a CDS encoding (2Fe-2S)-binding protein, which translates into the protein MSFKIKINDKNYNLDINPDTPLLWVLRDHLNLTGTKFGCGVGQCGACTVLLEDEAVRACQTPISMVGDKKITTIETKTDKTVQKLQKFWVQEDVVQCGYCQSGQIMNAASLVKTNSKPNDEEIIKAMDGNICRCGTYNKIKTAIKAATAEV
- a CDS encoding NAD-dependent succinate-semialdehyde dehydrogenase; its protein translation is MSIKSINPYNNEVLATFEEMTEEEINKIITKANKAYKSWKDTSFEQRAKVLKRAAELFRDKKEELSILMAKEMGKKLEHGRAEIDLVSDIFDYYADEGEKLLSPTKLITKDGEGTIFNQPVGIIFGIQPWNFPFYQPARGTAPNLMAGNVIVTKHASNVQQCSAAFEQIMLDAGAPKGVYTNVVVSGKNAGIVIADDRVQGVSFTGSNIAGSKVAEQAGKNVKKTVLELGGTDPFIVLEDANIEKTADYLAETKMLGSGQICISPKRIILIESIAENFLSRLKEKLGNLEAGDPSVEGEHYGPLCNEKAAIDVENQIKKSVEGGAILLLGGERNNAFISPTILTNIPKGVPAFEEEIFGPVANIFIVKDEDEAIEVANNSLFGLGSSVYTSDEKRGLRVAQKLESGTAFINQMSWTYSSMPMGGVKKSGYGRELGHLGIKEFVNEKLIRTF
- a CDS encoding NADH:flavin oxidoreductase/NADH oxidase, with amino-acid sequence MSLLLEEGQIENLKLKNRIVMPPMCMYKSDNSGELKTFHKGHYLARAIGGVGFIILEATAVEPRGRISANDLGLWDDSFIDSHKKLNEQMHSFGAKTAIQLAHAGRKCNVENETPIAPSAIAFSEDKPFKMPKEATIEEIKRIKELFIKAALRAKLANYNAIELHAAHGYFLCEFLSPLSNFRNDIYGGSLENRCRLTLEIAKELKQKVDLPIIVRISADEWMQEGWNINDSIYLSKELEKVGVDSIHVSSGGNQENTNKPLKIKPLYQADFAKDIKKEVNIPVIAVGLITTAKQGEKLLEEKYCDFVAYGRELLRSPNFTFIAANELKEKELIDSSYIRAF
- a CDS encoding glutathione peroxidase — protein: MNIYDFNVKDIDGNDVSMSKYKDKTLLIVNVASKCGFTSQYEELEELYETYKNKNFMVLGFPSNEFSNQEPGNEEEIKNFCSLTYNVQFDMFAKVEVNGKNEAPLYKYLKEEKTGILESKRIKWNFTKFLINKKGKVINRYAPITKPLSLKKDIENIL
- a CDS encoding xanthine dehydrogenase family protein molybdopterin-binding subunit yields the protein MKRRDFLKITSAVSAAYVIGFYIPIKSRASETKKDEKALQPNAFVEITPDNNINFIVGQVEMGQGTYTTLAMCIAEELNVDWKNINIVPAKIAPVYYSVFGPLMITGGSSSVFSKQLEMRKIGAAVNEMLIKAATKKWKVRAYDVYTKDSKVFNKKTKESFKFGDLVNDLSSMKVPTNPKIKELKDCKFVGKPHSRHPKEMWEKVTGKAEFGIDVRVPNMKYAAVYHPTIFGAKVKSYDASKALKKDGVIKVKQIPSGIAVIAEHWWIAKQALFDIDVVWDKDEFKNTSDKELNEQYSKAMQKNGALMRKNGDSKKAFETAEKTIEAEYDFPFLAHAPMEPLGVVVHHEKNKATVWSSSQSQTMALKAISKVLSVKGENITYNTPYLGGAFGRRGTINLDFILDGAYVSKDEDFPIMTLWTREDDIKMGNYRPKYKNKVKVALDKHGDITAFDAKVASQSIFKGSPFAAFGFKNGVDGAQKEGLIDHPYDIDNHDMQAFTMDSPIPVLWWRSVGHTQSSPTVEGIVDEAAFAAGVDPIEYRINMLKDHRFINILKDVAKKANWEKRKKEKNVGYGVAIHESFGTISAQIAKVRVTKDDFKVEKVWASVDCGFAFNPQNVKNQIAGSINFGIAALKYSEITINNGEATQNNFYDYKVSRISDAPEIEVNIINSGEKIGGIGEPGVPPILAAVPNALFDATGKRYHSMPIKIG
- a CDS encoding nucleotidyltransferase family protein; translated protein: MKKTNHLAILILAAGTSSRLGYPKQLVTYKNESLLKIAIKKALKISTDVFVVLGHEKEICENEIKNFNINILYNKEYKKGMGSSLSFGISHTIVYENTMVMLCDQPLIPISHYKTLTTYIKYEKICASFYNDSLSVPVIFPKKYYKKLLELNVKKGAKLILKPENCIKISLLKKYSVDIDIFDDIVKYLY
- a CDS encoding nitroreductase family protein encodes the protein MNHIIKQLSSRKSIRQFTGENVKSEDLELIIRTAQRCPTSINGQQISLVYTKDKATIKKIAELCGGQPQIATSDVFITIVVDFNRTAFAVEQAGETQLIEKSAEGVLVGAVDAGIMLNAIQVAAESLGYGTTAIGAIRSAPESMIKLLGLPPQTFPIVATTIGVPTKEALEAPLKPRVPINSFSFEDTYSDIKVKDGVIAYEKQMKQFREDHNMDYLQSYCEQTANYYKNIYSRKIAKNYKSQGFEFKD
- a CDS encoding XdhC family protein is translated as MFENKQYLKFIENCKNKKIDIALTIVTNTEGSTFTKKGNLMLVNAKQEFIGVLGSAFLQKQVLLTSMKALKKRESQTFESFPKNESSGHGTSKYLSIPFYYKNNYLGIEKYIKTPYSLLIFGSGAHVSSLVTMANLMTWKTTVIDMEIKKEYVSQADELIELSNLEDILILDLSFYDASVILSHDPKTDDVYLEALLKTNMKYIGLMGNKKSVQRKKKQFNLENDERFFAPIGLDLGSYTDHSIALSICAEIEKNKNKKI